From the Clostridium sp. Marseille-P299 genome, one window contains:
- a CDS encoding Lrp/AsnC family transcriptional regulator has translation MYLKGLDEIDRTIITLLTKNARMSYVDIGEAVGLSRVAVKTRISNLEERGIIEEYTTIINPQKINSAISSYYDIEIEPKKYQEVIDILEKNDTVTQIYQVSGKNKLHVHAVAEDHEGMEAFINNVIYKLPGVLSLECNVILSRIKDIKGLRL, from the coding sequence ATGTATTTAAAGGGATTGGATGAGATTGATAGAACAATTATTACACTGTTAACTAAGAATGCGAGAATGAGTTATGTAGATATTGGAGAGGCAGTTGGTCTTTCACGAGTTGCAGTTAAAACAAGAATCAGTAATTTAGAGGAGAGAGGAATCATTGAAGAATACACTACCATTATAAATCCACAAAAAATAAATAGTGCAATATCCTCTTATTATGATATAGAGATAGAACCCAAAAAATATCAAGAGGTGATTGATATTTTAGAAAAGAACGATACAGTAACACAAATATATCAAGTATCTGGGAAAAACAAACTTCATGTCCATGCAGTAGCTGAAGATCATGAAGGTATGGAAGCATTTATAAATAATGTTATTTATAAATTACCGGGGGTTTTGTCATTAGAATGTAATGTAATACTCTCAAGGATTAAAGATATCAAAGGACTAAGATTATGA
- a CDS encoding sugar transferase translates to MSQFNRGASTNMLHIISDCLFGIFALLTSIVLSDKEIIKNNLGTCIAICAVFLTIYVLSNKDSRMYNVTTFFYKDRVLKYISKSFLIATVITATMFFYVARTSLIYKFYLQYLFFIYLYMMISAICVRILVKKKKLYMYRTILVGDNNSFSDFERYVGKCNLNIDIIGYVSKEEGGEGYLGTIQDLERIVHANAIDQVYFMHTESNGFDIQSHIDLCVEMGVTAKVIMDMYKNEIAHSYVSSVGTYPVITYHTVSLNTSARVLKRCIDIIGSIVGIILSTPFLLITAIAIKIDSKGPIIFKQKRVGLNGRYFYMYKFRSMCNDAEEQKLKLLDQNEMQGGIMFKMQNDPRITPVGKFIRKTSLDELPQFFNVLKGDMSLVGTRPPTIDEVLQYQPNHWRRMSIKPGITGMWQVSGRSSVTDFQSVVDMDTEYIDCWNIFVDFKIIFKTIWKVLGGDGAY, encoded by the coding sequence ATGAGTCAATTTAACCGTGGTGCGAGTACAAATATGTTACATATAATAAGTGACTGTTTGTTTGGTATATTCGCTTTATTAACTTCAATCGTTTTGTCAGATAAAGAAATTATAAAGAATAATTTAGGAACATGCATTGCTATATGTGCAGTATTCTTAACAATCTACGTTTTGAGCAACAAAGATTCACGCATGTATAATGTTACAACATTCTTCTACAAAGATAGGGTCTTAAAATACATTTCTAAGTCATTCTTAATAGCTACCGTTATTACAGCAACAATGTTTTTCTATGTAGCTAGGACAAGCTTAATATATAAATTCTATCTACAGTATTTATTTTTTATATACCTATACATGATGATAAGCGCAATTTGCGTTAGAATATTAGTCAAAAAGAAAAAATTGTATATGTATCGAACAATCTTAGTAGGGGATAACAATTCTTTTTCTGATTTTGAACGTTATGTAGGTAAATGTAATTTAAATATTGATATCATAGGATATGTTAGCAAAGAAGAAGGTGGGGAAGGTTATTTAGGAACAATTCAAGATTTGGAGAGGATTGTCCACGCAAATGCCATCGACCAGGTATACTTTATGCATACGGAATCCAATGGATTTGATATACAATCCCATATTGATTTGTGTGTTGAGATGGGAGTAACTGCTAAGGTTATAATGGATATGTATAAAAATGAAATAGCCCATAGCTATGTAAGTAGTGTTGGAACTTATCCTGTAATAACATATCATACCGTATCTTTGAATACTTCTGCTAGAGTCTTAAAGAGATGCATTGATATCATTGGAAGCATAGTGGGGATTATTCTTTCCACACCTTTTCTATTGATAACTGCTATTGCAATAAAAATAGATTCAAAAGGACCTATTATATTTAAACAAAAGAGAGTAGGACTTAATGGCAGATATTTTTACATGTATAAGTTCCGAAGTATGTGTAACGATGCGGAGGAGCAAAAGCTTAAGTTATTAGATCAAAATGAGATGCAGGGGGGAATTATGTTTAAAATGCAAAATGATCCAAGAATTACTCCTGTAGGAAAATTTATAAGAAAAACTAGTTTGGATGAATTGCCTCAATTTTTTAATGTTTTAAAAGGGGATATGAGTTTAGTAGGAACAAGGCCACCAACAATAGATGAGGTTTTGCAATATCAACCAAATCATTGGAGAAGAATGAGTATAAAGCCAGGGATTACTGGCATGTGGCAAGTAAGTGGTCGAAGTTCAGTAACAGATTTTCAATCGGTTGTTGATATGGATACAGAATATATTGATTGCTGGAATATTTTTGTGGATTTTAAGATTATATTTAAGACGATATGGAAAGTACTAGGAGGAGATGGTGCGTATTAA
- a CDS encoding ABC transporter ATP-binding protein, translating into MSDIKDFFKNFRTQSTYGKWLFYYTKPYIPSLLLIIFFSITSPLISVSIAVISQRIIDSATLGQNVSTELMMYVGIIIVSLIIGSCSMFFSTVINERFSFSIRKQVYDKVLHSCWLNISKYHTGDLMTRLTTDTNTIANGISSNIPTIIALVFEILATFFTLLYYQPALAFFAILIAPLGALSSIWLGRKLKRMQVKVQESESKYRSFLQESLNNILIVKTFCEEENYLHQLSELRNERLYWIMKKSKMSLIASTIISFAFQSGYIIAFAWGSYMLSDNAITFGVMTVFLTLVGRIQSPLMGLANQIPQIVSVLASTGRIIELQDIPSEHKNEPQLNTNSIGVHIKNLSFGYSEEDVLTNTNLTILPGEFVAIVGESGIGKTTLIRLIMSFVTATQGQLLFYNLQGEYEALSAGCREFISYVPQGNTLFSGTISDNVRMGNRNATDSDVIKALKDAAAYSFVSELPDGIHTFIGEHGHGLSEGQAQRISIARALIRNAPFLILDEATSALDEATELAVLKNIRDVTPNLTCLLITHRRSVIQYCSREIKIENKQLFEYEAL; encoded by the coding sequence ATGTCTGATATTAAAGATTTTTTCAAGAACTTTCGTACTCAAAGTACCTATGGAAAATGGTTATTTTATTACACCAAACCGTATATTCCTTCCTTACTACTTATTATATTTTTTTCTATTACTAGCCCACTTATTTCCGTAAGCATTGCTGTTATTAGCCAAAGAATAATTGATTCAGCAACACTTGGACAAAATGTTTCAACTGAACTAATGATGTATGTTGGAATTATTATTGTTAGTCTAATTATCGGTAGTTGTTCCATGTTTTTTTCCACCGTAATAAATGAAAGGTTTTCCTTCTCTATTCGTAAACAAGTTTATGATAAAGTGTTACACTCCTGCTGGCTTAATATTTCAAAATATCATACAGGCGACTTAATGACCCGCTTAACCACTGATACAAATACTATTGCAAATGGTATTTCTTCTAATATTCCTACTATTATAGCATTAGTATTCGAGATATTAGCTACTTTCTTTACACTGCTTTACTATCAACCAGCTTTGGCCTTTTTTGCAATTCTAATTGCTCCTCTAGGTGCACTATCTAGTATATGGCTTGGCAGAAAGCTAAAAAGAATGCAAGTGAAAGTACAAGAATCTGAATCAAAATATCGTTCCTTTTTGCAGGAAAGTTTAAATAATATATTAATCGTAAAAACATTTTGTGAGGAGGAGAATTATTTACATCAACTTAGTGAATTACGAAATGAGCGCCTTTATTGGATTATGAAAAAAAGTAAAATGTCATTAATTGCTTCTACTATAATTAGCTTTGCTTTCCAATCAGGATACATTATAGCTTTTGCCTGGGGTTCCTACATGCTTTCTGATAATGCAATTACTTTTGGTGTTATGACTGTATTTCTAACCCTTGTAGGCCGAATTCAATCACCGTTAATGGGATTAGCCAATCAGATACCACAGATTGTATCTGTTCTTGCCTCCACTGGAAGAATTATTGAACTACAAGATATTCCTTCCGAACATAAGAATGAGCCACAACTTAATACAAATTCTATTGGGGTACATATAAAGAACTTGTCCTTTGGATATTCTGAAGAAGATGTTTTAACAAATACAAATTTAACGATATTACCTGGTGAATTCGTAGCTATTGTGGGAGAATCGGGAATCGGTAAAACCACATTAATTCGGTTAATTATGTCTTTTGTCACCGCTACTCAAGGTCAGTTACTTTTTTATAATTTACAAGGAGAATATGAAGCATTATCCGCAGGCTGTAGAGAATTTATATCGTATGTTCCGCAGGGTAATACCTTATTTAGTGGAACGATATCCGATAATGTTCGTATGGGAAATCGAAATGCTACAGATTCTGATGTTATAAAAGCTTTAAAAGATGCTGCTGCATATTCTTTCGTTTCGGAATTGCCTGATGGCATCCATACTTTTATAGGGGAACATGGTCATGGATTATCTGAAGGACAAGCTCAACGAATCTCCATTGCAAGAGCATTAATACGAAATGCTCCTTTTCTTATCTTAGATGAAGCAACCTCTGCACTGGATGAAGCTACTGAATTAGCCGTACTAAAAAATATAAGAGATGTTACACCAAATCTAACTTGTTTATTAATAACTCATAGACGGTCTGTGATTCAATATTGTAGTCGTGAAATAAAAATTGAAAACAAGCAACTCTTTGAATATGAGGCACTTTAA
- a CDS encoding sensor histidine kinase, whose product MDREERINTTKRKNYKRNTVTSTKSDNKKSLYIKPDITVAELTTALYHVTEQLNKANKTLKLQEELRMEMFSNISHDLRSPIATLKSSLEYLLSIDSIDPDELKDMLTSMTQRIILLEKMIDDIFLLTILDNETIPFQCTKVDVCMLLEDFYYTCLADNKYKNRHLILYVPETLRVNAFIDPEKIIRVLDNLFTNSLKYSLDGSTITLESYQNFNDIIIKVSDTGQGISKENITHIFDRCFTESKSRTPSPIIGCGLGLSIAKSIIERHNGTIWCNSELGIGSDFYFSLPIIS is encoded by the coding sequence ATGGATAGAGAAGAACGAATCAATACCACGAAAAGAAAAAATTATAAGCGCAATACTGTTACAAGTACAAAAAGTGATAATAAAAAATCCTTATACATAAAGCCTGATATTACAGTAGCTGAATTAACGACTGCTCTTTATCATGTTACTGAACAGCTTAATAAGGCAAATAAGACTCTAAAGCTACAAGAAGAACTTCGCATGGAGATGTTTTCAAATATCTCTCATGATTTACGCTCGCCTATCGCTACCTTAAAAAGTAGTTTAGAATATCTATTATCTATAGATTCTATTGATCCTGATGAACTAAAAGATATGTTAACAAGTATGACTCAAAGAATTATATTACTTGAAAAAATGATTGACGATATTTTCTTACTTACAATATTAGATAATGAGACGATACCTTTTCAATGTACTAAGGTAGATGTCTGTATGTTATTAGAAGATTTTTATTATACTTGTTTAGCTGATAACAAATATAAAAATCGTCACCTGATTCTTTACGTTCCTGAAACCTTACGTGTTAACGCTTTTATTGACCCGGAAAAAATAATTCGAGTATTGGACAACCTTTTTACAAATTCATTAAAATACTCCCTGGATGGCAGCACAATTACTCTCGAATCTTACCAAAATTTCAATGATATTATTATCAAGGTAAGTGATACAGGTCAAGGAATCAGTAAAGAGAACATTACACATATATTTGATCGATGTTTTACAGAATCAAAATCTAGAACTCCAAGTCCAATCATTGGATGTGGCCTTGGTCTTTCTATTGCAAAATCAATTATTGAGCGTCATAACGGAACAATTTGGTGTAACAGTGAATTGGGAATTGGAAGTGATTTTTACTTTTCCCTCCCTATTATTTCATAA
- a CDS encoding response regulator transcription factor, whose product MNYILMIDDDIELLEVNAKFLRNEGYKVITATNAIDGINLLSNYNPSCILLDIMLPKLNGFDACKIIRQTTNAPIIFLSGKVGEEDKVKGLFLGADDYVTKPYSLRELSARIHVNIKRHQSSLPPSHLLAFPPLIINLIEHKAYYDNEEIILSNREFELLLLLTSKVNQTITFEEIGLKMWGTYTDNDRKNIMVTASRLRKKLESYVGLQNKIQTVWSKGYQFIYKVRK is encoded by the coding sequence ATGAACTATATACTGATGATAGATGATGATATAGAATTGCTCGAAGTAAATGCTAAGTTTTTAAGAAATGAAGGTTATAAAGTTATCACAGCTACGAATGCTATTGATGGAATTAACCTTTTATCCAACTACAATCCATCCTGCATTCTATTAGATATCATGCTTCCTAAATTAAATGGTTTTGATGCTTGCAAAATAATACGTCAAACTACCAACGCACCAATTATTTTTTTATCAGGTAAGGTAGGGGAAGAGGATAAAGTGAAAGGATTATTTTTAGGTGCGGATGACTATGTCACAAAACCATATAGTTTACGTGAACTGTCTGCGAGAATTCATGTTAATATCAAGAGACACCAGAGTTCATTACCCCCGTCCCATCTATTAGCTTTCCCGCCATTAATAATTAATCTCATCGAACATAAGGCTTATTATGATAATGAAGAAATCATCTTATCAAATCGAGAGTTTGAATTACTACTTCTTCTAACTTCTAAGGTGAATCAAACCATTACCTTTGAAGAAATCGGTTTAAAAATGTGGGGGACTTACACAGATAACGACAGAAAAAATATTATGGTCACTGCAAGCAGGCTTAGAAAAAAATTAGAATCTTACGTAGGATTACAGAATAAAATACAAACAGTTTGGTCAAAGGGTTATCAGTTTATATATAAAGTAAGAAAATAG
- a CDS encoding polysaccharide biosynthesis tyrosine autokinase, with amino-acid sequence MIDTLLCNFTLEKIFGILKRKLFFILLITTIGGVAVGYYSYRTSQTIYAAKVSMYVYSDPSYISSSNVNVTNAEFTTAKNLVESYMLVLKSNTVLEKVIERLNINYSVNQLKNAINASSVENTSVFYIHVYNENPYTATEIANEIAEIAPSEISRVVKSGGVEVIDHATMPTSPYYSTNILKYTLVGILGGFVLSAGLFLFFGLLDTTIRKKSEISEVFTIPILGDVPMIYDPTRRVKANKILGSDTPFAFMESYNHIRTNLMFTGKGEACPCFAVTSADQGDGKTVNCINLAVSFAQLGKKTLLIDADLRNPSVHQQFQIEENSIGLSQYLAGMTDDINYVETKIQDLYILPAGIIPPNPTKLIASSRLDNLLAMMREEFEYIFIDMSPVGIVSDPILLAPRITGYILVVRSNVSKMTKEKHIVELLDQVDTEICGFIFNATNPKSSEYGSKNYKAYKNYYIPEGKGMEA; translated from the coding sequence ATGATAGATACATTATTATGCAATTTTACATTGGAGAAAATTTTTGGAATTTTAAAAAGAAAATTGTTTTTTATTTTATTAATTACAACAATTGGTGGTGTAGCTGTAGGTTATTATAGCTATCGGACAAGCCAAACAATATATGCAGCAAAGGTATCCATGTATGTATATAGTGACCCCTCTTACATATCTTCATCAAATGTTAATGTTACAAATGCAGAGTTTACAACAGCCAAGAACTTAGTAGAAAGTTATATGTTAGTACTAAAAAGTAATACAGTATTAGAAAAAGTTATAGAAAGATTAAATATTAATTATTCTGTAAATCAGTTAAAAAATGCGATAAATGCAAGTTCGGTTGAAAACACATCTGTATTCTATATTCATGTTTATAATGAAAATCCTTATACAGCAACTGAAATAGCGAATGAAATAGCAGAGATAGCTCCATCAGAGATATCACGTGTTGTGAAATCTGGAGGAGTAGAAGTTATCGACCATGCAACCATGCCAACAAGTCCATACTACTCAACGAATATATTAAAGTATACACTCGTTGGAATTCTTGGTGGTTTCGTACTTTCTGCTGGTTTATTCTTGTTCTTTGGATTATTAGATACAACAATAAGGAAAAAGAGTGAGATTTCAGAAGTATTTACAATTCCAATTCTAGGTGATGTTCCAATGATATACGATCCCACAAGAAGAGTGAAAGCAAATAAAATACTTGGTTCAGATACCCCATTCGCCTTTATGGAGTCTTACAATCACATACGGACGAATTTAATGTTTACAGGGAAAGGAGAAGCATGCCCATGCTTCGCTGTAACTAGTGCAGATCAAGGTGATGGAAAAACCGTCAATTGTATTAATCTGGCAGTAAGCTTTGCTCAACTTGGTAAAAAAACATTGCTGATTGATGCGGATTTAAGAAATCCGTCGGTGCATCAACAATTTCAAATTGAGGAAAATTCCATTGGGCTAAGTCAATATCTTGCAGGGATGACCGATGACATTAATTACGTAGAGACAAAAATTCAAGATTTATACATTTTGCCAGCGGGTATTATACCACCAAATCCAACGAAATTAATTGCATCCTCTAGACTAGATAATCTGCTAGCGATGATGAGAGAGGAATTTGAATATATCTTTATTGATATGTCCCCAGTAGGCATTGTTTCAGATCCAATTTTATTAGCACCACGTATCACTGGATATATCTTAGTAGTGCGTTCTAATGTTAGTAAGATGACGAAGGAAAAACATATTGTAGAATTATTAGACCAAGTAGATACCGAAATCTGTGGTTTTATATTTAATGCAACCAATCCAAAAAGTAGTGAATACGGTTCCAAAAATTATAAAGCATATAAAAATTACTATATACCAGAAGGAAAAGGGATGGAAGCTTAG
- a CDS encoding CpsB/CapC family capsule biosynthesis tyrosine phosphatase produces MNIDFHAHILPGVDHGCDDVSMAIMQLKMAMDVGIDHIIATSHYYPHLETLDSFLNRREEGYLKLLEHKDGLPIQIDLGAEVLLFPGLEKHPRLEELCIRNTNCLLIELPFAYWDLELLKTLKALKEKRYFNIVIAHVDRYSLEIIKQIQDLNLNMQINTNAVCTFIKYKRLKDLVASENIVALGSDVHGLSNAYKNYAKALKILGKTAHIIMARTEKILKGDGEIAKKEIYG; encoded by the coding sequence ATGAATATAGATTTTCATGCACATATACTACCAGGTGTTGATCATGGATGTGATGATGTTTCGATGGCTATCATGCAGTTAAAGATGGCAATGGATGTGGGGATTGATCATATTATCGCTACCTCTCATTATTATCCTCATCTGGAAACGTTAGATTCCTTTCTTAATAGACGAGAAGAAGGTTACTTAAAATTATTAGAACACAAAGACGGATTACCCATTCAAATTGATTTAGGAGCTGAAGTTTTATTGTTTCCGGGATTGGAAAAGCATCCTAGGTTAGAAGAACTATGCATTAGGAATACAAACTGCTTGCTAATTGAATTGCCGTTCGCTTATTGGGATTTAGAGTTACTAAAAACCTTAAAAGCACTGAAAGAGAAGAGATATTTCAATATAGTAATTGCACATGTAGATCGTTATTCCTTAGAGATAATCAAGCAAATTCAAGATTTGAATTTAAATATGCAGATAAATACCAATGCAGTTTGTACTTTTATAAAGTATAAACGTCTAAAAGATTTGGTAGCTTCAGAAAATATCGTTGCATTAGGCAGCGATGTCCATGGGCTAAGTAATGCGTATAAAAATTATGCAAAAGCATTAAAGATTCTTGGAAAAACAGCTCATATTATTATGGCTCGTACAGAAAAAATATTAAAAGGAGATGGTGAGATTGCAAAAAAAGAAATATATGGATAA
- the pssD gene encoding PssD/Cps14F family polysaccharide biosynthesis glycosyltransferase, with translation MQKKKYMDKKIKVCFAASTGGHYEQLVRLKPLMDRYNSFILTEKTNYNTEISDYKTYYLKQINRKEPLFILRFIEDIFLTLNIMRKEKPDVVISTGVLATIPICILAKLFRKKVIFIESFAMVTKATQSGKLLYRFSDRFYVQWSEMLNLFPNAIYKGGLY, from the coding sequence TTGCAAAAAAAGAAATATATGGATAAAAAAATAAAAGTATGTTTTGCTGCATCTACGGGTGGACATTATGAACAACTAGTCAGGTTAAAACCATTAATGGACCGTTACAATAGTTTTATACTGACTGAAAAAACAAATTATAATACAGAAATTAGTGATTACAAAACATATTACTTAAAACAAATTAATCGAAAAGAACCTTTATTTATCCTAAGGTTTATTGAGGATATATTTTTAACTCTAAATATAATGAGAAAAGAGAAACCTGACGTGGTTATAAGCACAGGTGTATTAGCAACGATTCCGATTTGTATTTTAGCTAAACTATTTCGTAAAAAAGTGATTTTTATAGAATCCTTTGCGATGGTTACGAAAGCAACACAAAGTGGTAAATTATTATATCGATTTTCTGATCGTTTTTATGTTCAATGGTCAGAAATGCTTAATCTGTTTCCAAATGCAATATACAAAGGAGGGCTATATTAA
- the pssE gene encoding PssE/Cps14G family polysaccharide biosynthesis glycosyltransferase: MIFVTLGSQKFQFNRLLVAVDELVEKEVIKEKVIAQIGYSDYIPRNYDYEKFLDREEFDKRMKESNFVITHSGTGAIMSAVNYGKKVIAVPRNSLYGEHVDDHQLQILKQFEEMNIICACYDPKDLGRYIEEIEGMSFIKYKSNTHVIIESIDQYIKSVFKSHYESPSKSI; this comes from the coding sequence ATGATTTTTGTAACGTTAGGCTCTCAAAAGTTTCAGTTTAATCGTTTACTTGTAGCAGTGGACGAGTTAGTAGAGAAAGAAGTAATTAAAGAAAAAGTTATAGCACAGATTGGATATAGCGATTATATTCCAAGGAATTATGACTATGAAAAGTTTTTAGACCGAGAGGAATTTGACAAGCGAATGAAAGAAAGCAATTTTGTGATTACTCATAGTGGAACAGGAGCTATTATGAGTGCAGTGAATTATGGTAAGAAAGTAATTGCTGTACCAAGAAATTCTCTGTATGGAGAGCATGTTGATGATCATCAGCTACAGATATTAAAGCAGTTCGAAGAGATGAATATTATCTGCGCTTGTTATGATCCCAAGGATTTAGGTCGCTATATTGAAGAAATTGAGGGAATGTCTTTCATAAAGTATAAGTCAAATACACATGTGATTATTGAAAGTATAGATCAGTATATTAAGTCGGTTTTTAAAAGTCATTATGAGTCACCTAGTAAAAGTATATAG
- a CDS encoding glycosyltransferase family 2 protein — MEGRVVKVSVIVPVYNTQEYLRDCLLSLVMQSLNEIEIIVVNDGSTDNSLEIIESFAMDYPDKFVVLTKENGGQATARNLGIQYATGEYIGFVDSDDFVHPDMYQEMYDVAVASDCDFVECDFEFLKIKNNKLIPLKKRGKTRKFLNQADMFLDPMVAPWNDLYKSSVLKNSGVLFPEGYIYEDTSFYIKMIPFIKKSEFIDKVFVYHMYRETSTMNTNKSKKVADIFSVLDDIVTFYKENNFWSEYQAEVEYFCSKILLCSSMRRISLVRNKELRSFLIEQTSKMLSTQFSEYKKNPYLQQGLKSKYMKSITKKNIHLFCNLFYLHQKLRIE; from the coding sequence ATGGAAGGTAGAGTAGTTAAGGTCAGTGTAATTGTACCCGTTTATAATACACAGGAATATTTAAGGGATTGCCTATTATCCTTAGTAATGCAATCGTTAAATGAGATAGAGATCATTGTCGTAAATGATGGTTCTACTGATAATTCCTTAGAGATTATAGAAAGTTTCGCTATGGATTATCCAGATAAATTTGTAGTTTTAACAAAAGAAAATGGTGGACAAGCTACAGCGAGAAATTTAGGTATACAGTATGCAACGGGGGAGTATATTGGATTTGTGGATTCTGATGATTTTGTACACCCTGATATGTATCAAGAAATGTATGATGTAGCCGTAGCGTCTGATTGTGATTTTGTTGAGTGCGATTTCGAGTTCTTAAAAATTAAAAATAATAAATTAATTCCATTGAAAAAAAGAGGAAAAACAAGAAAGTTTTTAAACCAAGCGGATATGTTTTTAGATCCTATGGTAGCACCTTGGAATGACTTATATAAAAGTAGTGTATTAAAGAATTCAGGAGTTTTATTTCCAGAAGGTTATATATATGAGGACACTTCATTTTATATAAAAATGATTCCCTTTATTAAGAAATCAGAGTTTATAGATAAGGTATTCGTTTATCATATGTACCGTGAGACATCAACGATGAATACAAATAAGAGTAAAAAGGTAGCAGATATATTCTCTGTTTTAGATGACATTGTTACTTTTTATAAGGAAAATAATTTTTGGAGTGAATATCAAGCAGAAGTTGAGTATTTTTGTTCGAAAATTCTATTATGCAGTTCTATGCGAAGAATTTCTTTAGTAAGAAATAAGGAATTAAGAAGTTTTTTGATTGAGCAGACGAGTAAGATGTTGTCGACACAGTTTTCAGAGTATAAGAAGAACCCCTATCTTCAGCAGGGTTTAAAAAGTAAATATATGAAAAGTATTACAAAGAAAAATATTCACTTGTTTTGTAATTTATTTTATCTACATCAAAAGCTTCGAATCGAGTGA
- a CDS encoding glycosyltransferase produces MKVSVLMATYNGEAYLLEQLDSIRNQNFEIGEVLIQDDCSTDFTVELIKKYIVENKLSTTWHFYQNDMNLGYANNFMELIKKASGEFIFFCDQDDIWELNKIETMIHIMESNDDIQLLGSEYTPFYSGEGVLKISKHLLKQQKDDGSLEKISLDHKSIFIGCEGCTMCIRKSLLDSIMSYWFKGWAHDEFVWKLALCQNGCYVFHQSMMNRRIHGNNVSKQKMRDLNKRLKFLGSLEKSHESMLVYAKDRKMKDIYIELIEKNIRSVRLRIELLENRKISNTLRLILFYWNNYHSRKSIPVELMMAFRI; encoded by the coding sequence ATGAAAGTATCAGTTTTAATGGCAACTTATAATGGAGAGGCATATCTTTTAGAACAATTAGATTCAATTAGAAATCAAAATTTTGAGATTGGTGAAGTATTAATACAAGACGATTGTTCTACGGATTTTACAGTTGAATTAATAAAGAAATATATAGTAGAGAATAAGCTTTCTACTACGTGGCATTTCTATCAAAATGATATGAACCTTGGCTATGCTAATAACTTTATGGAACTTATTAAAAAAGCATCAGGTGAATTTATCTTTTTCTGCGATCAAGATGATATTTGGGAGCTGAATAAAATCGAAACGATGATTCATATCATGGAGTCAAATGATGATATACAGTTACTAGGTTCAGAATACACTCCTTTTTATAGTGGGGAGGGTGTTCTCAAAATATCAAAACATCTTTTAAAACAACAAAAAGACGATGGTTCTCTAGAAAAGATTTCATTAGATCATAAGTCAATTTTTATAGGCTGCGAAGGTTGCACGATGTGTATAAGAAAATCCTTACTTGATTCTATTATGTCATATTGGTTTAAAGGGTGGGCACATGATGAATTTGTCTGGAAGTTAGCATTATGTCAAAACGGATGTTATGTGTTTCATCAATCTATGATGAATAGAAGAATTCACGGAAATAACGTTTCAAAACAAAAAATGAGGGATTTAAATAAGAGATTAAAATTTTTAGGAAGTTTAGAAAAGAGCCATGAAAGTATGCTGGTTTATGCAAAAGATAGAAAAATGAAGGATATTTATATTGAATTAATAGAAAAAAATATACGTTCAGTAAGACTTCGAATTGAATTATTAGAAAATAGGAAGATAAGCAATACGTTACGATTAATTCTTTTTTATTGGAATAATTATCACAGTAGAAAATCGATACCTGTCGAACTCATGATGGCATTTCGGATATAA